From Piliocolobus tephrosceles isolate RC106 chromosome 16, ASM277652v3, whole genome shotgun sequence, the proteins below share one genomic window:
- the SLC16A5 gene encoding monocarboxylate transporter 6 isoform X1 has protein sequence MPQALEHADGSWAWVVLLATMVTQGLTLGFPTCIGIFFTELQWEFQASNSETSWIPSILMAVLHMAGPLCSILVGRFGCRVTTMLGGVLASLGMVASSFSRNLSQLYFTAGFITGLGMCFSFQSSVTVLGFYFVRRRVLANALASMGVSLGITLWPLLSRYLLEDLGWRGTFLVFGGVFLHCCICGAIMRPVATSVAPETKECPPPPPETPALGCVAACGRTIQRHLAFDILRHNTGYCVYVLGVMWSLLGFPLPQVFLVPYAMWHRVDEQQAALLISIIGFSNIFLRPLAGLMAGRPAFASHRKYLFSLAFLLNGLTNLVCAASGDFWVLVGYCLVYSVSMSGIGALIFQVLMDIVPMDQFPRALGLFTVLDGFAFLISPPLAGLLLDATNNFSYVFFMSSFFLISAALFMGGSFYALQKKEQGKQAVVADAFEQDIFLEAKDGPGKQQSPVIMYVTSV, from the exons ATGCCCCAGGCCCTGGAGCATGCAGATGGCAGCTGGGCCTGGGTGGTGCTGCTGGCCACTATGGTGACCCAGGGCCTCACCCTGGGCTTCCCCACGTGTATCGGCATCTTCTTCACTGAACTGCAATGGGAGTTCCAGGCCAGCAACAGCGAGACCTCTTGGATCCCCTCCATCCTTATGGCTGTGCTCCACATGGCAG GGCCCCTGTGCAGCATCCTGGTGGGACGCTTTGGCTGCCGAGTGACCACGATGCTGGGAGGtgtgttggccagcctgggcatggtggccagctCCTTCTCTCGCAACCTCAGCCAGCTCTACTTCACAGCAGGATTCATCACAG GCCTGGGCATGTGCTTCAGCTTCCAGTCAAGTGTCACGGTGCTGGGCTTCTATTTTGTCCGCCGGCGGGTGCTGGCCAACGCGCTGGCCTCCATGGGCGTCTCCCTGGGCATCACGCTCTGGCCACTGCTCTCCCGCTACCTCCTGGAGGACCTGGGCTGGAGGGGTACCTTCCTTGTCTTCGGCGGGGTCTTTCTCCACTGCTGCATCTGCGGGGCCATCATGAGGCCTGTGGCCACCAGTGTGGCCCCTGAGACCAAAGAATGTCCCCCACCACCTCCCGAGACACCTGCACTTGGCTGCGTGGCCGCATGTGGCCGGACCATCCAGCGCCACCTGGCCTTCGACATCCTGCGGCACAACACAGGCTACTGCGTGTACGTACTGGGTGTGATGTGGTCCCTCCTGGGCTTCCCACTGCCACAAGTCTTCCTGGTGCCATACGCCATGTGGCACAGGGTGGACGAGCAGCAGGCAGCCCTCCTCATCTCCATCATTGGCTTCAGCAACATCTTCCTGAGGCCCCTAGCCGGACTGATGGCAGGACGGCCAGCTTTTGCTAGCCACCGCAAGTACCTGTTCAGCCTGGCATTCCTGCTCAATGGGCTCACTAACCTGGTGTGTGCGGCATCAGGCGACTTCTGGGTGCTCGTGGGCTACTGCCTGGTGTACAGCGTGTCCATGAGCGGCATCGGCGCCCTCATCTTCCAGGTTCTCATGGACATCGTCCCTATGGATCAGTTCCCCAGAGCCCTGGGACTCTTCACTGTCCTGGATGGCTTTGCTTTCCTCATCTCCCCACCACTGGCCG GGTTGCTCCTGGACGCCACCAACAACTTCAGCTATGTTTTCTTCATGTCCAGCTTCTTCCTTATCTCAGCTGCCCTCTTCATGGGTGGCAGCTTCTATGCCCTGCAGAAGAAGGAGCAGGGCAAGCAGGCTGTCGTGGCAGATGCCTTCGAGCAGGATATTTTCTTGGAAGCCAAAGACGGTCCTGGGAAGCAGCAGTCCCCTGTGATCATGTATGTAACCAGCGTCTAA
- the SLC16A5 gene encoding monocarboxylate transporter 6 isoform X2 encodes MLGGVLASLGMVASSFSRNLSQLYFTAGFITGLGMCFSFQSSVTVLGFYFVRRRVLANALASMGVSLGITLWPLLSRYLLEDLGWRGTFLVFGGVFLHCCICGAIMRPVATSVAPETKECPPPPPETPALGCVAACGRTIQRHLAFDILRHNTGYCVYVLGVMWSLLGFPLPQVFLVPYAMWHRVDEQQAALLISIIGFSNIFLRPLAGLMAGRPAFASHRKYLFSLAFLLNGLTNLVCAASGDFWVLVGYCLVYSVSMSGIGALIFQVLMDIVPMDQFPRALGLFTVLDGFAFLISPPLAGLLLDATNNFSYVFFMSSFFLISAALFMGGSFYALQKKEQGKQAVVADAFEQDIFLEAKDGPGKQQSPVIMYVTSV; translated from the exons ATGCTGGGAGGtgtgttggccagcctgggcatggtggccagctCCTTCTCTCGCAACCTCAGCCAGCTCTACTTCACAGCAGGATTCATCACAG GCCTGGGCATGTGCTTCAGCTTCCAGTCAAGTGTCACGGTGCTGGGCTTCTATTTTGTCCGCCGGCGGGTGCTGGCCAACGCGCTGGCCTCCATGGGCGTCTCCCTGGGCATCACGCTCTGGCCACTGCTCTCCCGCTACCTCCTGGAGGACCTGGGCTGGAGGGGTACCTTCCTTGTCTTCGGCGGGGTCTTTCTCCACTGCTGCATCTGCGGGGCCATCATGAGGCCTGTGGCCACCAGTGTGGCCCCTGAGACCAAAGAATGTCCCCCACCACCTCCCGAGACACCTGCACTTGGCTGCGTGGCCGCATGTGGCCGGACCATCCAGCGCCACCTGGCCTTCGACATCCTGCGGCACAACACAGGCTACTGCGTGTACGTACTGGGTGTGATGTGGTCCCTCCTGGGCTTCCCACTGCCACAAGTCTTCCTGGTGCCATACGCCATGTGGCACAGGGTGGACGAGCAGCAGGCAGCCCTCCTCATCTCCATCATTGGCTTCAGCAACATCTTCCTGAGGCCCCTAGCCGGACTGATGGCAGGACGGCCAGCTTTTGCTAGCCACCGCAAGTACCTGTTCAGCCTGGCATTCCTGCTCAATGGGCTCACTAACCTGGTGTGTGCGGCATCAGGCGACTTCTGGGTGCTCGTGGGCTACTGCCTGGTGTACAGCGTGTCCATGAGCGGCATCGGCGCCCTCATCTTCCAGGTTCTCATGGACATCGTCCCTATGGATCAGTTCCCCAGAGCCCTGGGACTCTTCACTGTCCTGGATGGCTTTGCTTTCCTCATCTCCCCACCACTGGCCG GGTTGCTCCTGGACGCCACCAACAACTTCAGCTATGTTTTCTTCATGTCCAGCTTCTTCCTTATCTCAGCTGCCCTCTTCATGGGTGGCAGCTTCTATGCCCTGCAGAAGAAGGAGCAGGGCAAGCAGGCTGTCGTGGCAGATGCCTTCGAGCAGGATATTTTCTTGGAAGCCAAAGACGGTCCTGGGAAGCAGCAGTCCCCTGTGATCATGTATGTAACCAGCGTCTAA
- the ARMC7 gene encoding armadillo repeat-containing protein 7 isoform X4: protein MAQKPKVDPHVGRLGYLQALVTEFQETQSQDAKEQVLANLANFAYDPSNYEYLRQLQVLDLFLDSLSEENEALVEFAIAAASEW from the exons ATGGCCCAGAAGCCGAAGGTGGACCCCCACGTCGGGCGTTTGGGATACCTGCAGGCGCTGGTCACGGAATTCCAGGAGACCCAGAGCCAAG ACGCCAAGGAGCAAGTCCTCGCCAACCTCGCCAACTTCGCTTATGACCCCAGCAACTACGAGTATCTGCGGCAGCTGCAGGTCCTGGATTTATTTCTCGATTCGCTGTCGGAGGAGAATGAGGCCCTGGTGGAGTTTGCTATTG